The Argopecten irradians isolate NY chromosome 6, Ai_NY, whole genome shotgun sequence genome has a window encoding:
- the LOC138325945 gene encoding kelch-like protein 8, with the protein MTSHIKKANAKQPKQGSADQSDNRAKDCDVPNSIVCKANDYGNMMLPEMYEMWKKGLFCDVKFMVDSQAFFCHSLVIAAVSDFFDRLLKQVKRRKGRQEGNRMDKRVIRIRNIREEIFADIVQYAYTGTITLNKDNVFKLIFAGHYFEMTSLVLICCNFASTLVYLGNCFEVLDFARQQDIPCLYNKTIEFLEQSQDMIFSNPEVCNNRMESSMAFFTDRTVMIKRNGLPITPQRREEYFMKFLITSLDKSPELQDEFADYLKLVNLPLLPNSRWTQMFVSQRYLLDNALVEHLLKSAQLFRNGEVHSDIPAIWKLVPDPNWSLSTSEPMKHPKIMDSLPLKSAFNDGSEIEPDVAVTSIEFHFVEVMKLPHLAGIKSIYSDGQIIQHGQCISSSSQPKQFMSVETAILEDGELIMSVCVFHNGSINAISLHTTKGRQLGPFGYKLPCPSRAFIHTRYNAPIPGTYSHLHGFGGRVVFCIEQTMILNLTAVWASCCELNSRNDSTAQGD; encoded by the exons atgacgtcacatataaaGAAAGCGAATGCCAAACAACCCAAGCAGGGATCCGCAGACCAGAGTGACAATCGAGCCAAAGACTGCGACGTTCCCAACTCGATTGTCTGCAAGGCAAACGACTATGGCAATATGATGTTGCCGGAAATGTATGAGATGTGGAAGAAAGGTTTGTTCTGTGATGTCAAGTTTATGGTGGATTCACAAGCCTTTTTCTGTCATAGTCTTGTTATTGCTGCTGTGTCCGATTTCTTCGATCGCTTATTGAAACAAGTGAAGAGACGGAAGGGCAGACAAGAGGGTAACCGAATGGACAAAAGAGTCATTCGGATACGTAACATCCGGGAGGAAATATTTGCTGATATTGTTCAATATGCTTACACAGGCACGATAACTTTAAATAAAGACAATGtattcaaattgatatttgcGGGTCATTATTTCGAAATGACGTCACTGGTCCTGATATGCTGCAATTTCGCAAGTACTTTGGTGTACCTTGGTAATTGTTTTGAAGTGCTAGATTTTGCTAGACAACAAGATATCCCCTGTCTATATAACAAAACTATCGAATTCTTAGAACAAAGCCAGGACATGATTTTCTCTAATCCGGAAGTGTGTAACAATCGAATGGAGTCGTCGATGGCTTTCTTCACAGACAGAACAGTCATGATAAAACGGAATGGCCTACCTATAACTCCACAGAGACGCGAAGagtattttatgaaatttctGATCACATCGTTGGACAAGTCCCCCGAGCTGCAAGACGAATTTGCTGATTATTTGAAGTTAGTCAATCTTCCGTTGCTTCCGAACTCAAGATGGACGCAGATGTTTGTATCACAGCGCTATCTACTTGACAACGCTCTTGTCGAGCACCTGCTAAAGTCTGCCCAGTTGTTCCGGAACGGTGAAGTTCACAGCGATATACCGGCGATCTGGAAGTTAGTACCAGATCCAAACTGGAGTTTATCAACTTCTGAACCGATGAAACACCCCAAGATAATGGACAGTCTTCCCCTGAAATCTGCTTTCAACGACGG GTCGGAGATTGAACCCGATGTTGCGGTGACGTCAATTGAATTTCATTTCGTGGAGGTTATGAAGTTACCACACCTTGCTGGGATAAAAAGCATCTACAGCGATGGTCAAATAATTCAGCATGGACAATGCATATCCTCATCTAGCCAACCGAAGCAATTCATGTCCGTAGAGACTGCGATTCTCGAGGACGGCGAACTCattatgtctgtctgtgtgttcCACAACGGTTCAATTAATGCGATTTCCCTTCACACAaccaaggggagacaactcggGCCATTTGGTTATAAACTTCCATGTCCAAGTCGGGCATTCATACACACCCGGTACAACGCCCCAATACCTGGAACATACTCTCATTTACACGGGTTTGGTGGGAGAGTGGTGTTCTGCATTGAACAAACAATGATCCTCAATTTGACGGCGGTTTGGGCTAGCTGTTGCGAACTCAATAGCCGTAACGATAGCACTGCACAGGGAGACTGA